The window GCTGTCTTCGAGATATTATTAGACTTAGCAAAAAGTCCATTATAATAGGTACGTTTGGctgttttggtttttaaaaaatgtttttttaatatattatatttctttaaaatattttcattattatttattatatattattttccatattttttaacgaGATTAATGGTAAAGATTACGTGTATCGGTGGAATccacaatgcgatcgagcggcatTGCGATGTTGTTATCTTTTTATCTAATTTACGTTATCTACATTAATTAAACCTTATTAAATGGAAACCGTGCTATTGTCTGGTGCCTGTGAAAATAAGTGACACATTTTTATGATGTTATACAGTgcttttttgccatttctacataagcatttagCATCATTGCagcagagatgttgcaagcagaCAAACTGCCCATGTTTTCTTAAAGttcaatgctaattctagccttttagTGTTCAATACTTAATTCACTAAGCGAAACATGTTATTTGTACTTAGTTAAGTTACTTCTTAACTTCATTATATATTCATTGCatatatatattcatatatatacaattaatatttacctATATACTTCATTATATATTCATGTGTTTTGATTGGTGACCTAGAATTTGcgatttttcaaattatatttagatcTTTTTTGAGCAAAATAGAtaaattcctttaattttttattataggttTCTAATTACATTGGAGAAATCTGCAGATACCTTTTGGCCAGTCATAAACCCAATACTATAGTAACCCatccagtaaaaaaaatgattggAAATGGATTAAGGCCGCAAATCTGGAATAAGTTTATGGAGACTTTTCATATCGATAATATATATGAGTTCTATGGCTCGACTGAAGGAAACTCTAATTTAAGTAAGATATCGTTGCACCGATTATGGAAATAATATTAAgacttttaatataataaatattattaatgtggTCATATGGCGTTTGCACAAAACAATGTTTTCTACTTATTAGCTTCATATACATACAACCATAGCTACAAGtctttaatatatgtataataaacatattttgtacttttaaattgacatttttttaatatctaattaaaaattgtctttttgatgtgtaaaaattttattttatacttgtCACAGTGTTCTATAAACAAGGTGCAAACGCTATTCTCCTATGTATctgttataatttaaatttcagcCTGCTGTTGCTGTTATCGATACTAAGTTCCAACACTAATTCAGTATCTTGGACATCAAAGTGCTAAAAAGGGATTTTGCAGATACACCCGCCAAGcttttataagatatttttaatatggccACTAGAAGACCGATAACTGATAGTAGCAACTTCTTAAAGTCCAGGGTGTTCCATTTTCGTATGTTTTATGGGGATTCTTGCTAATGAAAAGAGATAGAGAGATATGGCTTTTGCGACACCGTGCTACTTTTTAATAAGGCTTAAGATGCACTGATCACATTTGCCATAGCTATCTTAGCTTTTGTGCAACAGGGTGATtgcgaaaaattgaaaaaaaaatttagtgacCCCTGCAACTCTGTTATTGTAGAaagtaaaaactgatatttgtgGATTTTTTGTATAGAATCCATTGTGGTActcaaattttctttagaagTCAGTTctttttacagtttttgagatactaACATAACATTTATTGCTTTTAAGGGGacgccctatatatttttttaatgtgtttttgcTTGTCAagtgcttttcaaaaatatcgcatgtctatatttatttttataaatatcgacaaaatgatttttttcaataatttacatCGATAATAGTCGATAGACGTGGTGGTAAGAATGAtaacgtaaaaaaaacaaaatgattaaTGGTCTGCCATTACTTAGCTATTTGATTTTGGAGATTCTTtaatacattacattacatatataaatataaaaaaaaatatagcaaccAAATTAAAACGAATCACAAGTATTGTTTAAAATGCAGATTGTTATGTCTTCTACaagtttcacaaaatttataattttttttaatagcattttccaaaataaaataatgtctAATTCTGCAAAAGCTTTTTTCGTTGcaagttttaatttagttggcTTATTGCTTTGAATAAACCTTATTCTTTAAATACCACCacaatatttataatgttttcttGTAGGATTTGTAAGTACCCATTAGAGTTTAGATTTTCCTCATACATATTATAAACTAGTGTCTCTATTAAGGATTCCCGAACTTGTGAAATGTCCCTCGTCtgaccaaattatttttttttcaaaattatcgtcctgagtttttataattataaaccAATTGTAGAACTCCAACCTACCTTCAGTATCACCAGAATGCAGAGGATGAACAAGTTTATACTTGTAAGGTTTGaatttaggtttttataaaatcctttGCACTTCTGCTTTAGAAAGACCAGCCTCTTCATATATGTTCCTGCACCAGGCTTCAGCACTGGCTTGAACAACTACTTAAACGTTGATATCTGATTTCTcgttattttttgttgtaaactCAAGGTCGAAATATGTCAAAACATCCATATTGgcaaagattaaattttaatttttgaaatattcttttCTTGAGTTGTCGTCTTTCGGCATATCTATATGACAAAGTAGgtacttaaaaaataagtcCTAATATAAAGATTAACTCTCCTGTCCAGATAGAGTTCAAATAATGTGAAATCGGCATTCATATCATATTTCTCAATGTTtatcaaatttttggtttcgagtcatattaaaaaataattaaacaacgAAAACGATAACAGTAACAAAAACAGcgaataacaataaatattaagaaacattatttgccattacttttacttttacttGACCTTTATTCGAAATAAATAGTAGGAAATAATACAGGGTAAAAAAACACtacaataatcttaaaataacagaaacaaataacatttttaaaaatcttcaacTGAGCTGAACAACGAATTCATTGAAATACCAGCAAGAGATAAACTAGCCAAACTAGGCAGTTGGAATTAAGAAGACCATTCAGTTGCTGTCATATCAGAAAATATATCTCCCTGGATGGATGATTAAGCTGAATCTCTTTGTTTATCCATCTGCAACGAAAAACTAAAAGCCTTTACCAGAACCAGCAAATATCATTAAACAACTACTGTAGAACTAACAACGTTACCACCGCAGCAAGATAGATGATGCTAATTGGCGGATATACACAGACacatctctaaaataaaaagttactttcAGAGAAAGACTGAAAGACCAACTACAGTCAAACAGATGAAACAATTAtgttaatttggaaaaaaactcGTATGAGGCATGCAAGACTGCCTGCAGGACATGTTTCCGGGATCAGCCTTTTTGCGCGCCTTATAGGATCAGTTCTTTGCTAGTAGaaactagttaaaaaatattgctaggATCGATGCCGATATGTTAGAAAACGTGCCAGATGCTTGCTGCTATATAATTTTAAGACCACACACAGGATTCCTTTTGCGAATAATATAAGCGCAGATTTTATTTTGCAACACGATAATGCTAGGCCGCGCGTGGCTAgacaacaacaatttttttaaatgaacataatattaaagtttCAGAATGGCCGGCTAACAGTCCAGATCTTAATCATATCGAACATCTGTGGGATACATTGGGATGAAGATTATTAGAGCGGCAGCCTATGCACACCATCCATAAACTTGAAGAACTTCTTGTTGGGGAACAACTACCCCAGGAATTGATCAGAAATTTGATTGAGAGTATGCCTAGTTGTTGTGCTAAATTTATCAGAGCCAGAGGAGCGCATACTCACTACTAAGAATAGTTTTAAGATTCTGCCTTATTAAACGAtcgaaaaaatgaaataattatttattgactaattaaaattttattttttgtatccCTAAATAACATATCCGACAGGCTTAagacatttacaattttaacagTAGTCTTTCACAAATAAAGCAGAAAACAATAACTTTTGCAAAAaactattacaaaaaaaaattatttacatattttcatGTGGCTCCTTTTTCGTTTTGagtagtttatttattttcaaacttttatAATCATAAGTTCGttaatgaaaacaataaatgaatacgtttatcatttattgttttcattaaCGAAACGAGAATAAGAAGAAGcaaaactaatattaataaaaatatggctcTCTTTTTTCAGCCTATAAACATCCGAGGATCggaattaagataaaataaatctCTAAACcgaagaagttttaaaaaatctagacTGTCCTGTTTAGTACTGTTTAggttgtttaaaataataatatattagagATTTgtttctataattattattattatttccagTAAACCTAGACAATACTGTAGGCGCCGTAGGTTTCGTACCTCGCTACGCAGATTTTATTTACAAGGTGATTCTTATTCAATGTGATACAAATACAGGAGAACCaataagaaatgaaaaaggtgagtattaattaaattaaaaaaaattcaattaaagtaaaatttaatatttttaggccTGTGTATTCCTTGTGCTCCCAATCAAGCGGGAATTTTAGTtggccaaataaataaaaaccggACACATACTGAATTTGCCGGGTACCAAGATCCGAGTGCtacaaaaaagaaacttttgGAAAACGTCTTTGTGCAAGGTGACTTATATTTCAATTCCGGAGATATTCTGGTGCAAGACGAGTTGGGATACTATTACTTCAAGGACAGAACAGGAGATACCTATAGGTGGGatattctataaataataaacatattcaAAGCATGGCGATTTTTTAGATGGAAAGGAGAGAATATCTCTACAAACGAAGTAGAAGCTGTGATAAGCAACGTACTTAAGTTGAAAGATGCAATTGTCTATGGAGTAAAAGTAAGGCTACCATATAATTTTAGGCTTTAAACGCTATTGAAAGTTTATGAACTGTAAATTTATATTCCTTTGTTTTTCCTTAGGTTCCTCATACAGAAGGGCGTGCTGGTATGGTAGCTATAGTAGACATCGATAACTCGCTGGACCGAACAAAGCTAGCTAAAATGCTTAAGCAAAAGTTACCTTCGTATGCCATTCCAATCTTTTTAAGAGTTATGGATACAATACCAATGACGGGTACATTTAAGTTGAAAAAGGTTGATCTGCAAAAAGATGGTTTTGATTATGATAAAATTACTGATCacaaattattctttttaaaagggGACGAGTACGTTCCTTTGACCAAAGAAATCTATGATGATATTATGCATCAAAGattaaaactgtaataaatattgcatattaATAGTactgtaatttataatatattaatagaaataaaatatcgaaaatagaaataaaatcggaaataatttgtttaagttaaaatatattaacatattctGTTAAAATCGGAGGACATATTTTTCAAGACCGcgaagaaagaaaagaaagcgAAATTTAACTTTGGCGCCATAATAAAATTTCGTCTCGCCATTATAACgtcacaattttattttcttttcctgTGAGTACTTctcctcgacattcagagggcgcaacatTCATCGACGTTTTAGTGTTCTATTGACTCTTATGAAAGTTTCCTATTTAAGTAGTATTAATCCATgatcaaaacataaaaatcccTCAAATTGTTAATAGTTGTCAATACTATTGCTTTCTTCTGTATAATTTTTATCGtaatattaatacaattaatataattaagttatttGTTAGACTAAcgatattttacagtttaaaatatgtaaatcaCATTTTAAGAAACATTAACAAggtgaaaaaaacaaataaaaaaataagaatattgaaCCATTTATAATTTGAAGAGTCTGCGGAAGAAAAGcgaaatgtcaaatttttattattttttagctaaaCACCGCAACGTGTAGGTTATTAAGAGTATATTTGTATGGCGCATACAGAGAGGGAAAAACGCGAAGCATCACAGCTTAAGCTCCATGAGAAAATTTTCATACAGCGAAGAAACGCGAAGTATCCATGAGTAAATTCGAGAAAGGCAAAATGTTCATATTATCAACAAAAAGAGGCATGCATGCAGCTTTGATTCTCCTCTTTAAAACGTTTAGTTTACGATTTAGCTTCATGGTATTATTTgcgttgttttttaaataaagcatacTGAAACACAAGTGATACGTTGTAAATAATGCCGGACAGTGAATGTGATGATGTGTATTCTCGTTAAACAAcatttaagaaaagaaaagtaaCAGGCAGAACTAGTGAAGTAATGAAGAGAATTAGACAACAGAGTCATGAAACAGGTGAGGATTATGGTTGCAAACGACTACGGTTTGGTTTATAATGAGCAAAATAATTACTTGGCAGGACTTATCACTTTAATGCCCGTACAACGAAGAACAACTGCAAATGAAGCTACAGCTAAATTGCATTATGCAAATATACTCTTTCAGAGTAAGAATAGAGACTGAAAATGGAACTACCGACATTGAAGTTTGCTTCAAAGCGATCCTCATTATTCATGGAATCGGCCGAAAAAgacttgaaaatattcaaaaaagtttgaaaaccTCTGGAATGCGTCCAACAGATAAGCGgggaaaaaaaaggaagaaacaTGCATTGACGCAAGGGCTAAATAAAATTCTTGAACATATATTGATAAAAGTTGGCAAAAGTATAGAAAAACTAGATCGGACGCTGAACACttactctttaaaaatattcgtaacCAGACATTATCTGCCACTAGAGCTGCAAAAAagagatatattataaatacttctcaATTAAACAATACAGCTAAACTCTGGAAAACTCTTCAAGCTTTAAATGTTCGCtcacaaaaaaacacattatacCAAGTAATCTCTCAAatcctaatgaaattaatagttgTTTTACATCCTTTTTGCAATCCATATCAAATCcttcaaataatcaaattttatattataacaccCATATATTCAACCCagaaataaacttcaaattttctttagctACAATAGATGAAATACACTCCGCTCTACATAACATCCGAACTAACGCTGTTGGTATAGatcaaattaatgcaaaaaatgctaaaaatatgtaGCCCTTTAATAGATCATATAATTTTACACATTAATAACACGGCCATAGAGAAGAAACAAGTCCCAACAATCTGGAAACTGCTCTGGGAATCCCACTACCAAAGAATAGTCAGCCCTCCCATTTTTCTCAGTTAAGGATCATAAGTATTCTTCCCACCctatcaaaaatttttgagcgaatcctttataaccaaatattcaCTTATTTCACTGTTAATAAAATCCTGCCTGATAATCAATGTGGATTTCGAGAGAATTTTAGTACAGTATCTGCTTTAGCATCTGTGCTTGATGATATATTCAGGGCCTGCGATGAAggctacataaatattttggtacttctagacttctccaaggcctttgatactctggatcactgtctcctattagctaagctaaaatattatgggtTCGACGCGGACTCTGTTCAATTAACTAATTCATTTCCAAGCAAACGGTCGCAAAAGGTGGTCTATAACAATATTACGTCAAATGCATTGGATGTtctgtcgggtgtgccacaaggaGCTATTTTATCACCCctcctatttattatttacactatTGATATAATTCTCGTACCTAAATACTGTAAAATACAAGCATACGCGGATGACACACAAATCTATGTCTCTTTTGATTATAACAAATCGCAAGAAATGGCCGATAAAATAAACGCTGATCTTcaggtaattaaagaattatctgctgaacataacctaaacttaaattctgacaaaactaaactattatgtattggcagcaaaatcaaaagaaactctattaaaaacaacttaaaattaaaaataaatgatactacattaaaatttgtatccagcGCAAAAAATCTTGTCTTAACTATCGACGAAGATCTCAGATTTAGTGCACACGTTCAgaatataacaagaaaaagcTTCTGTGCAtcgaaattattatataataatcggCACATTCTTAACTACtcgttgaaaaaaagtttatgcgaCACATTAGTACTCTCACATTTCAACTATGGTGACTTTATATACGGTATGTTTTACAGCTctcgataaacaaaaaatacaaaggatACAGAACGCATGCTGTCGATTGATATACGGCATCAGGAAGCATGACCATATTACTCATAAAATTGTAGAATCTAACTGGCTAAATATGGAAAGCCGTAGAAAActacatctttcaaattttgtgcATAAACTTCTCAATACCACTAACACCTCGAatactgttaaaaataaatttctaccaAGGAAAAGCATGCAtggacaaaatattagaaataaaaacaaattctccATCCAGTTACATAAAACATCAATGTATAAAACatccttttcatataatgcAATCACCTTATATACTTCCAtacctgataattttaaaatatttaatattaacaaatttaaatacaaaatgcgtttgtttttatttaatcaacaaacTCCCCATGAATAAGAAatgatttctttttctttcttactaaagacaaaaagacacttaaaatgagcatgttgaggcaatacttaataaaaaaaaaataaaagagtaagTAAAAAGAATGGGAGAATAACCAGGAAAAGTGTATCTGACTTGTGTAATAAACcaaccttataatatatttgaagaatttataaacaggTACTGGCATTGTATGCTGAACTGGACTaggctttgaaattatttcaaaatataactatctactttttaaagaaaatctctacCTGCTACTGGATAAGGCTATAATACGGTCTTTTGTATCGCACAGTTTGTCgttgtgtataataattctttaagtaacttttcttttctttctacaATGTGTGCGtacatttaaagagctattcgctaataagttgcgtgatattgttttattttcacttcaaagggattaggtaggttaagtaagagtagccacatggctagacttcgcctctcTTATATCCCTATAGAAATGTCTGTATGATAATCACAACtgcaaattatttgtaaataaaagacgtttattattattattattattattattactattattattaaataggaaattttaaaGGAAGAGAAAtccattacataaaaaaaaacagagaaagtcccgaagatttaaatataaaaaaaattaacgataTGTACAAGACCATAAATCCTTCTGCTGTCTCATACGAAACATAtcacaatattttcaataaacatTTCAACATCAGTTTCGGTTATCTACGTTCTGATACTTGCAGTACCTGCGACAACTTCACAGCTGAGGTAAAGGTTCTTCAGACAAAACTGAATATAGGGCATAATACATTAAAAGGAGTTAGAGGataacatcaaaaaaattacattcgaGAATAAATTATACAAAGCTGAAGCTGAGGTGTTCTATAAGAGAAAGGGGGAAGCTCAAAAAATggcaataaaaaatgttgaaatttcttCATCATTTTATCTTTGTTCAACTTGATACTAGAGTACATTACCTCCACATATTCTGTGATTCATGTGGAGGTCCAAACAAAAACGTTTCCATGTTCCGCTTGCTATGTTACGAAGAGACTACACACAATTGAAGTAACGTTTCCAATAAGAGGACACTCCAATATGGAGTGTCATCGAGAAAAGGGTGTGATCAATCAGCAAATTAGAGCTGAACTCCCGGAAGACTGGTACAAGGAAATTAGATCATGCAGAGTAAAGCCCAATCCATTTAATGTCATGGAAGTTGATCAATCACTTAAACGAAATTAGTCTCCAATGATGAACAGCATTTACGTGAAAAAATCGCCCTATAAATCAAGGTTAATCAGAGAGCTAAGAATTTCAAATGGCCGTCCACGACTTTTGTAACATGGAGATAGCTATAATACATTGCGATACCTGATAAGTTGCAGCTTCcagataaaaagtttattttcccACCAAAGTTGTACACCGGTGAGTTTTCCTTTATTAGTAGTAGCCTGTATTAGTAGTAGATAAATTGCTTTAGTGAAAGgaaaaaatcacataaaaatctggtgagttttaaatatatatcagTTTTATCTCTATATCATTACCAAAAACTTCAAGGTTTACAGTCTGTAGATTACGCTCCAAGAATAGCATTTTTCAATAAGCTATTGCAGAAGTGGATGATATAATTAACTTGCCCAACATGCCTTAGTGGCAAGTGCAGTGCAAGACACGTCAATTAAGAttgtaagttgcgcattttttacaataaattttgtttatagaGCGTGTACCATGTAGGCGGGgctaataccaactttcttaatttaaatggggcaccctatatgttattatatttttggattctgcACAAATGTGTTAAATTCATACTTCAATTCACAAAAATATGCGTTTcagtaaatagttttttttcgtaatgtattttataaatgtattataGAAATGTggcatttttgtaattttgacaTTGCTACAAGACGTGTCTTTACTGTCGGATAATCAGATTTAagtgtcttttaattttttttacaaaatgggcTATTTAAGTGAAAGGCACAAGATTGCAATAATAATGATGATTGGGTACGGAGATCGAATTAGAACCCAAAATgaagttttgcatttattcagATAGAAGTATCCTGATTTACCACccatatctcaaagtactataAGCAAGATTAAAAAACAGTTTCGGGAAAATGGTCACGTAAGAAAAATAACTAGTTCT of the Anthonomus grandis grandis chromosome 3, icAntGran1.3, whole genome shotgun sequence genome contains:
- the LOC126734467 gene encoding long-chain fatty acid transport protein 4-like, whose translation is MIFGSIIVAIIVVFLLQNQRYRWFYILYKTLPRDITAGIRFFRVTRQVSNWIKQNDTVPSVFTKVVREHPNKVIFYYEDKQWTFQQLEEFSNQIAHYFQSKGYKKGDSVGLLMENRPEYIGIWLGLSKIGVITALINVNLTGDFLVHSITVAHNKALIYSSDLIKSVAEITEKIPELAIYQFDAESELLTRSVNLSEEMSRQPTSSPKELNSIMPQDKLIYIYTSGTTGLPKAAIIANTRYLYSAAGIHYLSNLSSNDIYYNPLPLYHSAAGMLAIGQAILFGLTVALRKKFSASNYWSDCQKYGCTVSNYIGEICRYLLASHKPNTIVTHPVKKMIGNGLRPQIWNKFMETFHIDNIYEFYGSTEGNSNLINLDNTVGAVGFVPRYADFIYKVILIQCDTNTGEPIRNEKGLCIPCAPNQAGILVGQINKNRTHTEFAGYQDPSATKKKLLENVFVQGDLYFNSGDILVQDELGYYYFKDRTGDTYRWKGENISTNEVEAVISNVLKLKDAIVYGVKVPHTEGRAGMVAIVDIDNSLDRTKLAKMLKQKLPSYAIPIFLRVMDTIPMTGTFKLKKVDLQKDGFDYDKITDHKLFFLKGDEYVPLTKEIYDDIMHQRLKL